In Rhizobium lusitanum, a genomic segment contains:
- a CDS encoding tyrosinase family protein — protein sequence MSITRRSVIVQGGVIGAGLLASGLPGMKALAQISPLPWRRSLQGLAWNDPIVATYRDAVRILKAMPASEKFNWVKLSEIHGSPSGFKYCPHGNWYFLPWHRAFTAMYERIVRQVTKNNDFAMPFWDWTANPYLPEVFTMQKTPDGKENPLYVATRTWPPAQPMPNNIVGQAVLNNILASTPYEIFGTSRPRGQNSLDPSWITGGGGTQGILEATPHNQVHNNIGGYMPTASSPRDPIFFMHHANIDRIWATWNLRNSNSADPLWTNMPFNENFYNVDGSFWSPKVSDLYVPEELGYTYGFRNYFKVATASAKTLALDDKLSSVIAATTSDAAVAGLTTAFVENSKAATRNAPLSLPIKIPAGALQGIFSQPPLPSGMETMDFGAAREQAASAPRVLAFLRDVEITDPKTTSVRVFLGKHDLKADTPVTDPHYVGSFAVLDHSGDHGGAHGHRPPPSFVLDLTDAIQRVYGGGHADGEDINLQLVPVGAGAGKPGSAKPARLEIAIVSA from the coding sequence ATGAGCATCACACGCAGATCTGTCATCGTCCAGGGTGGCGTCATCGGAGCGGGCCTGCTCGCCAGCGGATTGCCGGGGATGAAGGCGCTCGCGCAGATATCGCCGCTTCCATGGCGGCGTTCCCTTCAAGGATTGGCCTGGAACGATCCGATCGTTGCGACCTATCGCGATGCGGTGCGCATCCTCAAGGCCATGCCCGCCAGCGAGAAATTCAACTGGGTCAAGCTCTCGGAGATACACGGCAGCCCGAGCGGTTTCAAATATTGCCCGCATGGCAACTGGTATTTCCTGCCATGGCATAGGGCCTTTACGGCAATGTACGAGCGCATTGTCCGGCAGGTGACCAAGAACAATGATTTCGCCATGCCATTCTGGGATTGGACGGCCAATCCTTACCTGCCTGAAGTGTTCACGATGCAAAAAACACCTGATGGCAAGGAGAACCCTCTTTATGTGGCGACGCGCACTTGGCCGCCCGCTCAGCCGATGCCAAACAACATCGTCGGGCAAGCAGTGCTCAACAACATATTGGCATCCACACCATACGAAATCTTCGGGACCAGCCGTCCCCGTGGTCAGAATTCGCTCGATCCGTCATGGATTACCGGCGGTGGCGGCACGCAAGGCATATTGGAGGCCACTCCGCATAATCAGGTGCACAACAATATCGGCGGGTATATGCCCACCGCGTCGTCTCCGCGCGATCCGATATTTTTCATGCATCACGCCAATATCGACCGCATCTGGGCGACGTGGAATCTCCGCAATTCCAACAGCGCCGATCCGCTCTGGACCAACATGCCGTTCAACGAGAACTTCTACAATGTCGATGGCAGCTTCTGGTCTCCGAAAGTATCCGATCTTTATGTTCCAGAAGAGCTTGGATACACCTATGGCTTCAGGAATTACTTCAAGGTTGCGACCGCGAGTGCCAAGACACTCGCTCTCGATGACAAGCTTTCATCCGTCATCGCAGCAACGACGTCCGATGCCGCTGTTGCGGGGTTGACGACTGCCTTTGTCGAAAACAGCAAGGCAGCAACGCGAAATGCGCCGCTTTCCTTGCCGATCAAGATCCCGGCCGGTGCATTGCAGGGCATCTTCAGTCAACCTCCCTTGCCCTCCGGCATGGAGACGATGGATTTTGGCGCCGCACGGGAGCAGGCTGCTTCCGCTCCACGCGTCCTGGCGTTCCTGCGCGATGTCGAAATTACCGATCCCAAGACAACGAGCGTTCGTGTCTTCCTCGGCAAGCATGATCTCAAGGCGGATACACCGGTTACCGATCCCCACTATGTCGGCTCCTTCGCCGTCCTCGACCATAGTGGCGATCATGGCGGCGCCCATGGTCACCGACCGCCGCCATCCTTCGTGCTTGATCTCACGGACGCGATCCAGCGGGTCTATGGCGGTGGGCATGCGGACGGCGAAGACATCAATCTGCAGTTGGTTCCAGTCGGAGCGGGAGCAGGCAAGCCAGGCTCTGCGAAACCTGCAAGGCTAGAAATAGCCATAGTATCCGCCTAG
- a CDS encoding multicopper oxidase family protein — protein sequence MSVNRMAIGTIWRNGLAISAGLAACMLPMSAFGQQAEPRFSNPPVLEETRPGQAPMSRLRKAQAPVTSSGRRQLDLTVKFIENGIYNPATGRVDKVNLRGYTGAGVDPKAPYVAPVIEAAPGERITVALHNELPPDDSCAGHGDMNQPHCFNGTNLHSHGLWVSPTGNSDNVLISVNPGKSFTYFYDLPDEHPAGTFWYHSHRHGSTALQVSSGMAGALIVRGDRVPTQNANGDLDALLKDADGQPMQEQLLVFQQIQYACFDADGKIKTRVVDGKVVAWICDPGDVGEIRNYDQFGPPTWGQSGRYTTINGLVQPRFSSKVGQVERWRMIHGGVRETLTVAFRPRRAGAPVYRATTAEAAADYVRQNCVGEPIPYHIAAADGLTTSTARSTLTATLQPGYRFDALVMFPAAGDYCVVNEPLPGTASVTRAAQDRQLLATVSVAAGSPVNNIDTALTDALVAAAERTMPADVKSAVIADLKDGLKLTRFVPHPDVGDDEITGTQELVFFIDLSGEVAKFEVGNKSFDPKNFDPATFKPRSYDPNYVDRALPLGGVEEWTLQSAFVGHPFHIHVNPFQIVEILDPNGVDVSAPGAVDNGGGTIDPQYPGLKGVWKDTLWVKSLISNPADFPDKLASSTYKIKIRTRYERFIGEYVLHCHILDHEDQGMMQNVCIDLPDGGGGANCARLLRPEPGQQSDATHH from the coding sequence ATGTCGGTGAACAGGATGGCGATCGGGACAATCTGGCGGAACGGCCTGGCGATTTCAGCGGGACTTGCAGCATGCATGCTGCCGATGTCGGCTTTCGGCCAGCAGGCGGAACCACGTTTCTCCAATCCTCCGGTCCTGGAGGAAACGCGACCCGGCCAGGCGCCGATGAGCCGATTAAGGAAAGCGCAGGCGCCGGTTACGTCATCAGGCAGGCGGCAACTCGACCTGACGGTCAAGTTCATCGAAAACGGTATCTATAATCCGGCGACGGGCCGCGTCGACAAGGTCAATCTCCGCGGCTATACGGGCGCCGGCGTCGATCCGAAGGCGCCCTACGTGGCGCCGGTCATCGAGGCCGCGCCGGGGGAGAGGATCACAGTCGCGCTCCACAACGAGCTTCCCCCGGATGACAGTTGCGCCGGGCATGGCGACATGAACCAGCCGCATTGCTTCAACGGGACGAACCTGCACTCGCATGGTCTTTGGGTAAGCCCGACCGGCAACAGCGACAATGTCCTGATCTCGGTCAATCCCGGCAAGAGTTTCACCTATTTCTACGACCTGCCGGACGAGCATCCCGCCGGCACGTTCTGGTATCATTCGCATCGGCACGGGTCGACCGCGCTCCAGGTTTCCAGCGGCATGGCTGGAGCACTGATCGTGCGTGGCGATCGGGTGCCGACACAAAATGCCAATGGCGATCTCGACGCCTTGCTAAAGGATGCAGACGGCCAGCCGATGCAGGAGCAGCTGCTGGTGTTCCAGCAGATCCAGTATGCCTGCTTCGATGCGGACGGCAAGATCAAGACGAGAGTGGTGGATGGCAAGGTCGTCGCCTGGATCTGCGATCCGGGCGATGTCGGCGAGATCCGCAATTACGACCAATTCGGCCCGCCGACATGGGGACAATCCGGGCGCTATACGACCATCAATGGGCTGGTTCAGCCGCGTTTCTCCTCAAAGGTAGGCCAGGTCGAACGCTGGCGCATGATCCATGGTGGTGTACGCGAAACGCTCACTGTTGCCTTTCGTCCACGTCGGGCGGGTGCTCCAGTCTACAGGGCGACTACCGCTGAGGCGGCGGCCGACTATGTAAGGCAGAACTGCGTCGGGGAGCCGATCCCATACCACATCGCGGCGGCGGACGGGCTCACGACATCCACGGCCCGCTCCACCCTCACTGCGACGCTGCAACCGGGATACCGCTTCGATGCGCTCGTCATGTTCCCGGCTGCCGGCGATTATTGCGTCGTCAACGAGCCGCTTCCCGGCACGGCAAGCGTGACGCGCGCGGCTCAGGATCGCCAACTGCTTGCCACCGTGTCGGTCGCGGCCGGGTCTCCGGTCAATAATATCGACACGGCGCTGACCGATGCGCTCGTTGCGGCCGCCGAGCGGACAATGCCCGCCGATGTCAAGTCCGCCGTCATAGCCGATCTCAAGGACGGCCTGAAGCTGACCCGCTTCGTGCCCCACCCGGATGTCGGTGACGACGAAATCACCGGGACGCAGGAACTGGTCTTCTTCATCGATCTCAGCGGTGAGGTCGCAAAGTTCGAAGTGGGCAACAAATCGTTCGACCCGAAGAATTTCGACCCCGCGACGTTCAAGCCACGCTCTTACGACCCCAACTATGTCGACCGTGCCCTGCCGCTGGGCGGTGTCGAGGAATGGACCTTGCAATCGGCCTTCGTCGGCCATCCGTTTCACATTCACGTCAATCCTTTTCAGATCGTGGAGATCCTCGATCCGAACGGCGTCGACGTCAGCGCGCCCGGAGCCGTCGACAATGGCGGCGGCACGATCGATCCACAATATCCCGGTCTGAAGGGTGTCTGGAAGGATACACTCTGGGTCAAGAGCCTGATCAGCAATCCGGCCGACTTCCCGGACAAGCTCGCCTCGTCGACCTACAAGATCAAGATCCGCACCCGATATGAGCGCTTCATCGGCGAATATGTCCTGCATTGCCACATCCTGGATCATGAGGACCAGGGGATGATGCAGAACGTCTGCATCGATTTGCCCGATGGCGGCGGCGGTGCAAATTGCGCCCGGCTGCTGCGGCCCGAGCCCGGCCAGCAATCGGACGCGACGCATCACTGA
- a CDS encoding acyl-homoserine-lactone synthase codes for MIRIFIGHSASNQDAMEKIWRFRHEQFVERLGWHALRREDGREIDQFDHQQALHLALIREGEVVGYSRLLPTAEPHLLSHVYPEIMHGGKWPCGPGIFEWTRCVVAEGDILINGLPAAHVLMTGVMEFCLAAGIASLIVETHPNLVNLLISTGWDVNTLAASSYLDNEVIVPIQATPSVSGLLRHHSLYSMQGSTLQLERGFQNPLRPDVPLSHLEFLHPGEARLAEETTKIPYAAA; via the coding sequence ATGATTAGGATTTTCATCGGTCACTCAGCATCAAATCAAGATGCCATGGAGAAAATTTGGCGCTTTCGGCACGAACAGTTCGTCGAACGCCTTGGTTGGCATGCGCTCCGTCGAGAAGATGGCCGCGAAATCGATCAGTTCGATCATCAGCAAGCCTTGCATCTGGCGCTTATTAGGGAAGGGGAGGTCGTGGGCTATTCGCGACTGCTGCCGACGGCAGAGCCGCATCTCCTCTCACACGTCTATCCCGAGATCATGCATGGAGGAAAGTGGCCGTGTGGACCAGGCATTTTCGAGTGGACTCGCTGTGTCGTCGCTGAAGGCGACATTCTGATCAATGGGCTACCAGCCGCGCATGTCTTGATGACGGGGGTGATGGAGTTTTGTCTCGCCGCCGGCATTGCCTCGTTAATCGTCGAGACCCACCCGAATCTGGTAAATCTTCTGATTTCCACTGGCTGGGATGTCAATACGCTTGCTGCTTCTTCATATCTCGATAACGAAGTGATAGTGCCTATTCAGGCAACCCCGTCGGTATCCGGCCTGCTGCGCCATCACAGTCTCTATTCGATGCAAGGTAGTACGCTCCAGCTCGAACGCGGCTTTCAAAACCCGTTGAGGCCTGATGTTCCTTTGAGCCATCTAGAGTTTCTGCATCCAGGCGAAGCGCGTCTCGCTGAGGAAACAACAAAGATCCCTTACGCGGCGGCTTGA
- a CDS encoding helix-turn-helix transcriptional regulator produces the protein MDSEALASANVMFDFLSETAGATSREDILNSLAKAAHHFGFNCFAISGIPSPSERIDSYFMLNAWPAEWFEHYLSNNYVHADPVINLCRMQDSAFVWSEALRNQELGRCARRIMNEAKEFTINDGYSVPLHTAGGSQAIVTFGADKVDLSKPARGTLHVLAIYAHNALRGLTVQKAHVRNTSALRVTAREREIIQWCAAGKTAVEVASILGRSHRTIQNEISNVQRKLNVVNAAQMIAESYRAGILR, from the coding sequence ATGGACAGTGAAGCTTTGGCATCAGCGAACGTCATGTTCGATTTCCTATCGGAGACCGCAGGAGCGACGTCTAGGGAAGATATACTGAACTCGCTGGCCAAAGCAGCTCATCATTTTGGCTTCAATTGCTTTGCGATATCAGGAATTCCGTCGCCGAGTGAGCGTATCGATTCCTATTTTATGCTGAATGCGTGGCCCGCGGAATGGTTTGAGCATTATTTGTCAAACAACTACGTTCACGCGGATCCTGTCATCAATCTATGCAGGATGCAGGATTCTGCCTTTGTGTGGTCCGAAGCGTTGCGCAATCAGGAACTTGGGCGCTGTGCGCGCCGTATCATGAATGAAGCCAAGGAATTCACGATAAACGATGGGTATAGTGTTCCGCTACACACCGCCGGTGGATCTCAGGCAATTGTCACCTTTGGCGCGGACAAAGTAGATCTTTCAAAACCCGCGCGCGGAACACTGCATGTTTTGGCGATTTACGCCCATAACGCTTTGCGTGGATTGACCGTGCAAAAAGCGCATGTGCGCAACACGAGCGCACTGCGAGTAACAGCGCGTGAGCGTGAAATCATCCAATGGTGCGCAGCAGGGAAAACGGCTGTGGAGGTTGCTAGTATCCTTGGACGCTCGCATAGAACCATTCAAAACGAAATATCGAATGTCCAACGCAAGCTCAACGTCGTCAACGCTGCCCAGATGATCGCAGAGAGCTATCGCGCAGGCATTCTTCGTTAG
- a CDS encoding histidine decarboxylase, pyruvoyl type — MSSIARYNGEYDPAVVVSGAIGPYAAVCGGTVGNGASGTGYVTGLKLAVGITSAAGLDEGTCRIVSGDRCRVAGTYIGQTNFLIATSYTGLDGVIWGLDVVAEPSINNTVPQPLFLQNQPDGPPIPVLPIEPLLQASRQLLGTRESRDGQVQEQRFPPLPGLQLVAAYKSGAGYGPGWIWSALALAVLVDRSSGSSLFNEDGGMFGDAQTKEADVRSFLMQTLHCVGNSIVACGQNHNVRYGRIFAGAKALYVPEGYYGCAIACGPYLTLAQRTIPPGWSAAQLANADRPEWETALGLVPLARSPPIYLPSGEVIPGGTRIVSMGCAPDA, encoded by the coding sequence ATGTCGTCCATCGCAAGATATAACGGTGAATATGATCCCGCCGTGGTCGTCAGCGGTGCGATCGGTCCATACGCTGCCGTTTGTGGAGGGACAGTCGGAAACGGCGCGTCCGGAACCGGCTATGTGACGGGGTTGAAACTCGCTGTGGGAATTACGTCTGCGGCTGGGCTGGATGAAGGCACATGTAGGATCGTGTCCGGGGACAGATGCCGTGTTGCCGGCACCTATATCGGTCAAACAAATTTTTTGATCGCAACCTCCTACACTGGACTCGACGGCGTTATCTGGGGCCTCGATGTCGTCGCCGAACCTTCCATAAACAATACTGTTCCACAGCCATTATTTTTGCAAAATCAGCCGGACGGCCCGCCAATTCCGGTCCTACCGATTGAACCGTTGCTGCAAGCCAGCCGTCAACTCCTCGGTACGCGTGAATCCCGAGATGGCCAGGTACAGGAACAGCGCTTTCCACCACTTCCAGGATTGCAGCTGGTCGCAGCCTACAAATCCGGGGCGGGTTATGGGCCGGGTTGGATCTGGTCGGCATTAGCATTGGCGGTCCTGGTCGATCGGAGCAGCGGCTCGAGTCTCTTCAACGAAGATGGGGGCATGTTTGGAGATGCGCAAACCAAGGAAGCCGATGTGCGGTCCTTCCTGATGCAAACCCTTCATTGCGTGGGTAACAGCATCGTTGCGTGTGGTCAGAACCACAACGTCCGCTACGGCCGGATCTTCGCCGGCGCAAAGGCACTCTATGTCCCCGAGGGCTATTATGGCTGCGCGATTGCCTGCGGCCCGTACCTGACGTTGGCGCAACGAACAATTCCCCCTGGATGGTCTGCGGCGCAACTTGCCAACGCAGACAGACCGGAATGGGAGACAGCGCTTGGGCTTGTTCCGTTGGCTCGCTCGCCGCCGATCTATCTGCCATCAGGAGAGGTCATACCTGGTGGGACAAGGATTGTCTCGATGGGGTGTGCGCCAGACGCTTGA
- a CDS encoding NAD-dependent epimerase/dehydratase family protein — protein MRSFTQAGWVVTAADLAPNIGYIRRFGRADCPIHSVDVTDAGMVRALFDHAGVCDAVVFAAGLTGQRTQTDPSLATDILLKGTESIAAAMRATGIPRLVGVSSLAVYATGRNSSEPLCEAENPTGQVGVYGSVIRRMEAAMIALEGLSVGLARAAGVYGPNRYGHGSQSSQLIERLLYSAALKQPINLQGYWQDCDDFIYARDLGDALEGLARPGHPEGCEIINVGTGTTASLRELIEAIEQSIGPIDVNLVAPDPPRAPLARPPLDTARMLKRIGPPKFTLKEAMRDFAREVDLLIAQEA, from the coding sequence GTGCGCAGTTTTACGCAGGCAGGCTGGGTCGTCACCGCCGCCGACCTCGCCCCCAATATCGGCTATATCAGAAGATTCGGGCGCGCGGATTGCCCCATCCATAGTGTGGACGTGACCGATGCCGGGATGGTTCGCGCGCTTTTCGATCATGCCGGTGTGTGTGATGCCGTGGTCTTCGCCGCCGGCTTGACGGGGCAGCGAACCCAGACAGATCCTTCATTGGCGACCGATATTCTCCTAAAAGGGACCGAATCCATTGCAGCGGCAATGCGCGCAACGGGCATTCCCAGGCTCGTCGGCGTTAGCAGCCTTGCCGTTTATGCCACCGGTCGGAATTCTTCCGAGCCACTCTGCGAAGCCGAAAACCCGACCGGTCAGGTCGGCGTCTACGGCTCCGTCATTCGACGCATGGAGGCGGCAATGATCGCGTTGGAGGGACTGTCGGTCGGCCTCGCAAGGGCGGCCGGAGTTTACGGCCCCAACCGTTATGGACACGGCAGCCAATCCTCCCAACTGATCGAAAGGCTCCTCTACAGTGCCGCCTTGAAACAACCGATAAACCTTCAGGGTTACTGGCAAGACTGCGACGATTTCATCTATGCGCGCGATCTGGGGGACGCCCTTGAAGGGCTAGCAAGGCCTGGTCATCCCGAGGGTTGCGAAATCATCAATGTCGGAACCGGAACGACGGCGAGCCTGCGGGAACTGATTGAGGCGATTGAGCAGTCAATCGGACCGATCGATGTCAATCTTGTCGCCCCTGATCCGCCACGCGCTCCGTTGGCTCGCCCGCCTTTGGACACTGCAAGGATGCTCAAGCGCATCGGCCCTCCGAAATTTACGCTCAAGGAAGCCATGCGCGACTTTGCACGTGAGGTTGATCTTTTAATCGCACAGGAGGCGTGA
- a CDS encoding NAD(P)H-dependent oxidoreductase, giving the protein MQTNPDLLAICASLKPAPGRMEPSACREILRAATTYLSRVVPNIETLDLRDAALPGFEGLAPAHHYDPAVMRVHQRIRAASGLIFSIPAYWGGVGGAFKTFVELVCGPSYENASSSPFQGKPAVVLLVGSDPFSAESGTAQLENIFEAIGVHLICELVVVPNPAATGASDAAIHALIGASAQLAQHIIKVEEGA; this is encoded by the coding sequence ATGCAAACCAATCCCGATCTGTTGGCGATTTGCGCATCGTTGAAGCCCGCGCCAGGACGAATGGAACCATCGGCTTGCCGGGAAATATTGAGAGCCGCGACCACCTATCTCTCCCGTGTCGTCCCCAATATCGAAACCCTGGATCTGCGCGATGCGGCATTGCCCGGTTTTGAGGGCTTGGCCCCGGCGCATCACTACGATCCGGCGGTCATGCGCGTTCACCAACGCATCCGCGCAGCGTCCGGATTGATCTTCTCTATTCCCGCCTATTGGGGTGGGGTTGGCGGTGCTTTCAAGACATTTGTCGAACTCGTCTGCGGACCAAGCTACGAAAATGCATCATCATCGCCCTTTCAAGGCAAGCCCGCAGTCGTTCTGCTTGTCGGGTCCGATCCGTTTTCAGCCGAGAGCGGAACTGCGCAGCTGGAAAATATCTTCGAGGCGATCGGCGTGCACCTAATCTGCGAGCTTGTGGTCGTGCCCAATCCGGCAGCAACGGGTGCGTCCGATGCGGCCATTCATGCGCTGATCGGCGCGTCCGCCCAACTCGCGCAGCATATTATCAAAGTGGAAGAGGGCGCATGA
- a CDS encoding class I SAM-dependent methyltransferase, whose product MNALTQRDVGVIIDASFAVLTSCGILKGPVSSFEPDLYERAQGRIEPHFEVPQTTISPLMRRFLFHFAHVTRPQFIYGAGTYVGFAFAWLISGRQARDGDFNARGVDCDEAATIIARRNMLRLEATGALDIRIADALIDLKARRDPIDLLFIDVDAADTRKSLYTDILECAKPLLKSGALILAHDPLVPAFRNDFERFFAYIEEQDCFGPNCVLPLDDCGISATVVR is encoded by the coding sequence ATGAACGCTCTCACGCAACGGGATGTCGGGGTCATCATAGATGCATCCTTTGCTGTCCTGACATCATGCGGCATCTTGAAAGGGCCGGTCTCTTCTTTCGAACCCGACCTCTACGAGCGTGCGCAAGGACGAATCGAGCCGCATTTCGAGGTCCCGCAAACAACAATAAGCCCCTTGATGCGGCGGTTCCTGTTTCACTTCGCCCACGTGACACGGCCACAATTCATCTATGGCGCCGGCACCTATGTCGGTTTTGCATTTGCCTGGCTCATCAGTGGCAGGCAGGCGCGCGATGGCGACTTCAACGCAAGGGGTGTCGACTGCGATGAAGCGGCAACCATCATCGCTCGGCGCAACATGCTCAGGCTGGAGGCGACTGGAGCTCTCGATATTCGCATTGCGGATGCTCTGATTGATCTGAAAGCAAGGCGCGATCCGATTGATCTGCTGTTCATCGATGTCGACGCTGCCGACACGCGCAAATCTCTGTATACGGATATACTCGAATGCGCGAAGCCTCTTCTAAAGTCGGGAGCGCTGATCCTGGCCCATGATCCGCTGGTTCCGGCCTTCAGGAACGATTTTGAACGGTTCTTTGCCTATATTGAAGAGCAGGATTGCTTTGGCCCCAACTGCGTCCTGCCACTGGACGACTGCGGCATCAGCGCAACGGTGGTGCGATGA
- a CDS encoding pyridoxal phosphate-dependent aminotransferase produces the protein MKTLHDLSLGTLDPSYCQADGSSNSAYAPRQGLPVLTQLLAARFAVEPSEVLVTAGASMGLTCAFLTCPTARPILLPSPGFPAYEAVLRLLGRDIISYNVDHDWEANVLQAIEQGAPAAVLLNSPGNPLGNVIADEQRRRVCDMARACDVALILDETYAGLEFFGSASTGPLLGPAEGVIRIGSFSKRFAQPGLRIGYVIADPKTCRQMTDINWVIAMSPCVSSQLAATDLLMAEIKDPARIKNTAGELEASAKLAIATLATHGIAVSIPKGGPLLWIELPGTQGAGAQLVAYCIEHAGVVVSPGNAFRHHGPPAIRCSYAIARHYIPAVFDRLGAALARWKSENSD, from the coding sequence ATGAAGACCTTGCATGACTTGTCGCTCGGCACGCTGGACCCCTCTTACTGCCAAGCGGACGGAAGCAGCAATAGCGCCTATGCGCCGCGTCAGGGCTTGCCTGTTCTGACTCAGCTATTGGCGGCTCGTTTTGCGGTAGAACCCTCCGAAGTTCTCGTTACCGCCGGAGCATCGATGGGCCTGACCTGTGCTTTCCTCACCTGCCCCACCGCCCGACCGATACTGCTCCCTTCACCCGGTTTTCCGGCCTATGAGGCGGTTCTACGCCTTCTTGGAAGGGACATAATCTCCTACAACGTCGACCACGACTGGGAAGCGAATGTCTTGCAGGCGATCGAGCAAGGGGCGCCAGCCGCAGTCCTCTTGAATTCTCCTGGCAATCCATTGGGAAACGTCATCGCGGACGAGCAACGCCGAAGGGTGTGTGACATGGCGCGGGCTTGCGATGTGGCTCTCATCCTGGACGAAACCTATGCAGGTCTTGAATTTTTTGGGTCGGCGTCGACCGGCCCCCTTCTGGGACCAGCCGAAGGCGTCATCCGCATTGGCAGCTTCTCGAAGCGCTTCGCCCAACCGGGTCTGCGCATCGGGTATGTGATCGCGGATCCGAAAACCTGCCGCCAGATGACCGATATCAATTGGGTTATCGCCATGTCGCCGTGCGTTTCCTCGCAGTTGGCGGCGACCGATCTGCTGATGGCTGAAATCAAGGATCCGGCTCGGATCAAAAACACGGCCGGCGAGCTTGAAGCCTCCGCGAAGCTGGCCATAGCAACGCTTGCGACCCATGGGATTGCCGTTTCGATACCGAAAGGTGGTCCTCTCCTCTGGATTGAACTGCCGGGCACCCAGGGTGCCGGCGCACAGCTGGTTGCCTATTGCATCGAGCACGCAGGGGTAGTCGTGAGCCCCGGAAACGCTTTCCGACACCACGGACCGCCCGCCATTCGCTGCAGCTATGCGATCGCAAGACACTATATCCCTGCCGTCTTTGATCGTCTTGGTGCGGCACTTGCAAGATGGAAGAGCGAGAATAGCGATTGA
- a CDS encoding NADPH-dependent FMN reductase codes for MTHSQTVLFLTGSLRRPSHSCGLCHSVATTLGNFGMTVTMFDQRDVTLPLHDSVWHKAPEQNPDPGVRKLVQLAEQADAFVLASPIYHNGPSGVLKNALDHLAIEHFAYKPIGLISHGGNRTSQAVDQMRIWGRGLLGHAIATQICTQNSDFEPHDTDDPRISNPDISARIERFCRELSVMAKTLAIARTALIE; via the coding sequence ATGACACATTCTCAAACCGTGCTCTTCCTGACGGGCAGTTTGCGCAGGCCGTCCCACAGTTGCGGACTTTGTCATTCCGTTGCCACCACTCTTGGGAATTTCGGCATGACGGTCACGATGTTCGACCAGCGTGACGTGACGCTGCCATTGCATGATTCTGTTTGGCACAAGGCCCCAGAGCAAAACCCCGATCCAGGCGTTCGAAAGCTCGTGCAACTGGCAGAGCAGGCAGATGCTTTCGTTCTTGCCAGCCCCATCTATCACAATGGGCCGAGCGGGGTTCTCAAGAACGCACTTGATCATCTGGCGATCGAGCATTTTGCCTATAAGCCGATTGGCCTAATCAGCCACGGCGGAAACCGAACGAGCCAGGCCGTCGATCAGATGCGCATATGGGGCCGCGGCTTGCTCGGACATGCAATCGCGACGCAGATCTGCACCCAGAACAGCGATTTTGAGCCCCACGATACCGATGATCCCCGTATCTCCAATCCGGATATCTCCGCACGGATTGAGAGATTTTGCCGCGAACTGAGCGTTATGGCCAAAACGCTTGCGATCGCACGGACAGCCCTGATCGAATGA
- a CDS encoding GntR family transcriptional regulator, translated as MKQIKRREVIRAGTTVEQMVRSIADMIVTGALLPGEKLDEISLAGRFEVSRTPVREALRELGAMGLVGREPNRSAVVTNVSGTYLHSMFEAMAELEAICARLSAERMTVEERRNLELDHRASAQLVRTGAEEDYATYNTEFHSQLYHGAHNDHIFELVTQTRARLAPFRRAQFRLPGRLAKSFSEHEIIVTAIMRADATAASQAAYSHVATVSDASVVFAGHR; from the coding sequence TTGAAGCAGATCAAGCGCAGAGAAGTGATCAGAGCCGGAACGACCGTCGAGCAGATGGTGCGCTCCATTGCGGACATGATTGTAACAGGCGCGCTTCTGCCGGGGGAGAAGCTCGACGAAATATCGTTGGCGGGCCGTTTCGAGGTGTCGCGCACGCCGGTGCGGGAGGCGTTGCGCGAGCTTGGCGCCATGGGCCTGGTCGGACGCGAGCCGAACCGCAGCGCCGTGGTAACGAACGTCAGCGGCACCTATTTGCATTCGATGTTCGAGGCGATGGCCGAGCTTGAGGCAATCTGCGCGCGCCTGTCCGCCGAGCGAATGACGGTTGAAGAGCGCCGCAACCTGGAGCTCGACCATCGTGCGTCGGCGCAACTCGTGCGCACTGGCGCCGAGGAGGACTACGCCACCTACAACACCGAGTTCCACAGCCAACTCTATCACGGCGCTCACAACGATCATATTTTCGAGCTGGTGACGCAGACCCGCGCCAGGCTGGCTCCCTTCCGTCGCGCCCAGTTTCGGCTACCGGGTCGCCTTGCCAAGTCATTCAGCGAGCATGAGATCATTGTGACCGCGATCATGCGCGCGGATGCGACCGCTGCCAGCCAAGCCGCCTATTCCCATGTTGCGACCGTCAGTGACGCGAGCGTCGTTTTCGCCGGACACCGGTAG